The Colletotrichum higginsianum IMI 349063 chromosome 2, whole genome shotgun sequence genome has a segment encoding these proteins:
- a CDS encoding Lpxtg-motif cell wall anchor domain-containing protein: MATATAATTAPAVPAPAPAPGSGFDAAGHAPTLNPTLSSSASVSASASTTDDASPSSSFSFSSSQSAVAFHTPSGSATSSANSPSSPYHAHRLSHNSSKLPAFRFADLHKQHQHHPRLVLPSLLHHIPPPPSPVSPKSQAPSSQNRPTDTVADTDTDTDTAIGIGIGITTATDSAFPTTLPTTTSDLHDHQRPQHKFADQSDNNIYSPQDTRPTSLGLSHGRHPSHRQLSQLSPRISSPIHELPESPPKLSPRSRASTYQSVAQQPIPAVTSVSPRRPASYPDSPVIVQSLPPRRDVADPKTTALPARLQSRRAATSRSRESNATDPESPPPPVAETGAAHPSDTTDDALPSPADRTTKDWAQGQRELLLPKTLQNSSPTDERRRSVASRPPVSFKATAAAAAAATTTTPTASVRVAPIRSFRSSGSRRSLGLDSSTSTMRSFDFGDDLADSNQRDRTLRALEGRRDDDYSQMTQPLSTDADDTTGDVFMKIARQEPTRRGSGDVAPAEQPSAIHHFPRSRDAHPGVPDTCAKSFAMDDRELTEDDQQTRIARSSHRRPLSAAVPLSYHHPVSPPQISRRLSDQQETSKKRVRQSEDDSATDPMARALAYRSPLTRDRPSSVHPAEDLGRAKTFQPTNHSASRSIVNTPRSFTFQDPMGENSPYARRRPSLTDSNSGYSARNSAYRQSNLQYGQTRTYNSSPLVPKSTESPHTEAQQDPSHAVEGTESTATASTNAPSTVWDELDDLKSRIHRLELTGKLPATSGAAMSRASDERPPTATNTTMSTSPKRTSGGNSHPHHDAVSTTSSQRETQQPILLSAVSKSKPFLSDEVARALEVAATDALALANMMGTAGQPGPISSGASTIGIGTNLTDRQLRRKADSICRSLTELVLALSEEAAGNKTVQVNVPAPKETATPSTPTVVKTFTGAVAQRRPSITSEQQTLPKPNSNAVTSPRALSKYEERRNTMLNSSALPTPRFALPPGTIPSTPGDGNKTAHRKSSLFIGRSRRAVTEEPEDGRRSSMLLRTRRAGTEEPEDSRESGRQTSLLRSRRGTVGEEDDETRFRAPSRAATELTTPARAVSHTYHSQTGSNEVSSPASSALPRRRFGASSLASRLVAPSTPSMASRRYLERTPEREQFSSAEKPTEERSQQAVAQPRHFSLSHTSLLNRASSISRSRPNRDSTITNSSTAAQSGSYR; encoded by the exons ATGGCCACGGccacagcagcaacaacagcaccGGCTGTACCAGCAccggcaccagcaccagGAAGTGGTTTCGACGCTGCGGGCCATGCCCCGACTCTGAATCCCACAttgtcttcttctgcttcggtatCCGCATCCGCGTCCACAACAGACGACGCgtccccttcatcctccttttccttctcctcttcgcAGAGCGCTGTCGCATTCCATACTCCCTCAGGGTCTGCGACATCTTCGGCAAACTCGCCTTCTTCACCCTACCACGCCCATCGCCTGAGCCACAACTCGTCCAAACTTCCTGCCTTTCGGTTCGCCGACTTACACaagcagcaccagcaccacccaCGTCTAGTGCTCCCCTCATTGCTGCACCACAtcccgccgccaccctcgCCTGTCTCGCCTAAATCTCAAGCGCCTTCCAGCCAAAACCGCCCTACTgacaccgtcgccgacacTGACACTGACACTGATACGGCcattggcattggcattggcattACCACCGCCACTGACTCCGCTTTTCCCACCACCCTGCCAACAACAACGTCAGACTTGCACGACCATCAGCGACCGCAACACAAATTCGCCGACCAATCCGACAATAACATTTACTCTCCACAAGACACTCGGCCGACTTCACTTGGACTGAGCCACGGCCGCCACCCTTCCCACCGCCAACTCTCTCAGCTCTCGCCCCGGATCTCGAGCCCCATCCACGAGTTGCCCGAGTCTCCTCCTAAGCTCAGTCCGCGATCCAGAGCGTCGACCTACCAGTCCGTCGCGCAGCAGCCCATCCCTGCAGTCACATCCGTCTCACCGAGGCGGCCCGCCTCTTATCCCGATTCCCCCGTCATCGTGCAGTCGTTACCACCCCGCCGCGACGTCGCAGATCCCAAGACGACTGCCCTTCCTGCCAGGCTACAAAGTCGACGAGCCGCTACATCTCGATCTCGCGAGTCAAATGCGACCGACCCCGagtcaccaccgccgcctgtAGCAGAGACTGGTGCCGCGCATCCCTCCGACACAACCGACGACGCGCTTCCGTCCCCGGCCGACAGGACCACGAAGGACTGGGCCCAGGGCCAGCGTGAGCTGTTGTTACCCAAAACCTTACAAAATTCGAGTCCGACAGATGAGAGACGAAGATCAGTAGCGTCGCGACCCCCCGTTTCTTTCAAAGctactgccgccgccgccgccgccgccaccaccaccactccGACCGCCTCGGTGCGCGTGGCCCCTATCCGCTCTTTTCGATCATCCGGGTCTCGTCGAAGTCTGGGACTCGACAGCAGCACCTCTACCATGCGCTCCTTCGATTTTGgtgacgacctcgccgactcCAATCAACGCGACCGCACCCTGCGTGCACTCGAGGGCAGACGCGACGACGATTACTCGCAAATGACACAACCGCTGtcgaccgacgccgacgacaccACCGGTGACGTCTTTATGAAGATCGCGAGACAGGAGCCAACACGTCGTGGCTCTGGAGATGTTGCGCCAGCGGAGCAACCGAGTGCCATA CATCATTTCCCACGTTCCCGAGACGCCCACCCTGGCGTCCCGGACACATGCGCGAAGAGTTTCGCCATGGACGACCGCGAGCTGACCGAGGATGACCAACAGACCCGCATCGCAAGATCTTCCCATCGCCGAcccctctccgccgccgtccccttGTCTTATCATCATCCCGTCTCCCCGCCCCAGATCAGTCGTCGACTCTCCGACCAGCAGGAGACGTCGAAAAAACGCGTACGTCAATCCGAGGACGACAGTGCCACTGACCCAATGGCACGCGCTTTGGCGTATCGATCACCCCTGACCCGAGACCGCCCCTCGTCTGTTCATCCCGCCGAGGATCTTGGACGCGCGAAAACCTTCCAGCCCACCAACCACTCTGCCAGCCGCTCGATTGTCAACACGCCTCGGTCTTTTACCTTCCAAGACCCCATGGGCGAGAACTCACCCTACGCACGGAGACGGCCTTCGTTGACCGACAGCAACTCCGGCTACTCGGCCCGCAACTCGGCGTATAGGCAATCGAATCTCCAATACGGCCAGACACGCACTTACAACTCTTCACCATTGGTTCCCAAGTCGACGGAATCGCCACACACTGAAGCGCAACAGGATCCTAGTCACGCGGTCGAGGGCACTGAATCGACAGCAACGGCCTCGACGAACGCACCATCGACCGTGTgggacgagctggacgatCTCAAGTCGCGAATCCATCGATTGGAACTGACGGGCAAGCTGCCCGCGACCTCTGGCGCCGCGATGTCTCGAGCCTCAGACGAACGTCCGCCGACCGCAACCAACACCACCATGTCCACCTCGCCGAAACGAACCTCTGGCGGCAACAGCCATCCTCATCATGATGCTGTCAGCACCACGTCCTCGCAACGCGAGACTCAGCAGCCCATCCTGCTCTCCGCTGTCAGCAAATCCAAACCGTTTCTCAGCGACGAAGTCGCCCGGGCACTTGAGGTGGCTGCCACAGATGCTCTGGCACTCGCCAACATGATGGGGACCGCCGGCCAACCCGGACCCATCTCGAGCGGTGCGAGcaccatcggcatcggcacgAACCTCACGGATCGCCAATTGCGACGCAAGGCCGATAGCATCTGCCGAAGCCTGACGGAACTGGTGTTGGCGCTGAGCGAGGAAGCGGCCGGCAACAAGACGGTCCAAGTCAACGTACCTGCCCCTAAAGAAACGGCGACTCCCTCTACCCCGACGGTCGTCAAGACGTTCACCGGTGCCGTTGCCCAGCGTCGCCCTAGTATTACATCGGAGCAGCAGACCCTCCCGAAACCGAATAGCAATGCAGTCACGAGCCCCAGAGCCTTGTCCAAGTATGAGGAGAGGCGCAACACCATGCTCAACTCCAGCGCGCTACCTACTCCTAGATTCGCCCTTCCTCCAGGGACGATCCCAAGCACGCCAGGAGATGGAAACAAGACGGCCCACAGAAAGTCGTCTTTGTTCATCGGCCGGTCTCGTCGTGCCGTTACCGAGGAGCCCGAGGATGGCCGGAGGTCTTCAATGCTCTTGAGAACCCGGCGAGCAGGTACCGAGGAGCCGGAGGACTCGCGTGAGAGTGGCCGCCAAACCTCTCTGCTCCGATCACGCCGGGGCACCGTtggcgaagaagacgacgaaaCGCGGTTCCGCGCCCCCTCGCGAGCCGCTACAGAGCTCACGACACCGGCTCGTGCCGTCTCCCACACATATCACTCTCAGACGGGCTCGAACGAGGTGTCTTCGCCGGCTTCTTCTGCCCTCCCGCGCAGACGGTTCGGGGCGTCGTCCCTCGCATCTCGTCTGGTCGCGCCATCTACGCCGTCAATGGCATCACGGCGGTATCTCGAGAGAACGCCGGAACGCGAACAATTCTCGTCGGCCGAGAAACCTACCGAAGAGCGGTCGCAACAAGCTGTAGCACAGCCGCGACACTTCTCTCTCAGCCACACGTCGCTGCTGAATCgggccagcagcatcagccgCAGCAGGCCCAACCGCGACAGCACGATTACGAATTCATCGACGGCTGCCCAGTCGGGCAGTTACCGATAA
- a CDS encoding Tpt1/KptA family RNA 2'-phosphotransferase, giving the protein MTSSTVYFFKRFRFPSLVHVKRPPWQAVLVDYAAIPRPIAVQGPAHQTTHNRHLSSASPRSTWQLGPFSRLSQFQASPSVVEQNRMADQHVETAAAAVDDKTQRRGGGGGRRGGRGAGGGGQPREVLVSKALSKLLRHQAENAGLKLDDGGYAPLDKVLAYGPIRSLQVTFSDIQAAVSTSDKQRFALKANEATNPSLDENSTEPSHWLIRANQGHSIKLDSAALLTPVTLEAGNVPEIVVHGTYFAFWRAIEESGGLSRMGRNHVHFATGLPGDERGVVSGMRRDAEVLVYVDVERALREEEEMRWWVSENGVVLTEGDAEGRVPTRLFREVRARDEAAGVGVLWRDGEKVGELPEGLRMRAPPGKGRGGGRGGRGGRGGQRGGRA; this is encoded by the exons ATGACAAGTAGCACTGTTTACTTTTTCAAAAGATTCAGATTTCCTAGCCTCGTTCACGTGAAAAGACCGCCGTGGCAGGCTGTTTTAGTGGACTACGCGGCTATACCACGGCCGATTGCAGTGCAAGGCCCAGCGCACCAGACGACGCACAACCGCCATCTCTCATCAGCGTCACCCCGGTCGACGTGGCAACTGGGACCGTTTTCAAGGCTTTCACAGTTTCAGGCATCTCCGTCCGTCGTGGAGCAAAACAGAATGGCAGACCAGCACGTGGAGAcagcggctgctgctgtcgatGACAAGACGCAGaggcgcggaggaggaggtggacgcagaggcgggaggggggctgGTGGCGGGGGACAGCCGCGGGAGGTGTTGGTTTCCAAGGCACTTTCAAAGCTTCTGAGACACCAGGCCGAGAATGCCGGGTTGAAGCTTGATGACGGCGGGTATGCGCCGTTGGACAAAGTG CTCGCCTACGGCCCGATCCGCTCGCTGCAGGTGACCTTCTCCGACATTCAAGCCGCTGTCAGCACGTCGGACAAGCAGCGCTTCGCCCTCAAAGCCAACGAGGCGACGAACCCGTCGCTGGACGAGAACTCGACGGAGCCCTCGCACTGGCTGATCCGCGCGAACCAGGGCCACAGCATCAAGCTcgactcggcggcgttgctgACGCCCGTcacgctcgaggccggcaacgTGCCCGAGATCGTGGTGCACGGCACGTACTTTGCCTTCTGGCGGGCTATCGAGGAGTCGGGGGGACTGAGTAGAATGGGGCGGAACCATGTGCACTTCGCGACGGGCCTGCCGGGGGATGAGAGGGGCGTCGTGAGCGGCATGAGGAGGGATGCCGAAGTGCTGGTGtacgtcgacgtcgagaggGCGCtgagagaggaggaagagatgcGGTGGTGGGTCAGCGAGAACGGCGTCGTGCTGACGGAGGGGGACGCCGAGGGGAGGGTGCCCACGAGGTTGTTCCGCGAGGTGCGGGCGagggacgaggcggcgggcgtggGCGTGCTTTGGAGGGACGGGGAGAAGGTCGGCGAGCTGCCCGAGGGGTTGAGGATGAGAGCGCCGCCGGgcaaggggaggggtggtgggCGTGGTGGGCGTGGCGGGCGTGGTGGCCAGAGAGGTGGGAGGGCGTAA
- a CDS encoding rRNA-processing protein efg1 has product MSTPFPNDAPAQRVDWAALKSFIADKERLEAETGRPAPLSETELSAIAVLLRPVPRPGPEIGGQNWLGLLNHFQQVRSQKVTFADIPREYPRLGKAPDLRWTCTATFAATGDVFPRPDHSSGSTSTTGVTAPAIPDFQKKQDAKQYAAKTACEWLIANGHMLPSGELPKLPKPFAPAPASATVSVLPCKRSPPASPLSAAGGSSSAAARKKQDTQSARSSSSSSSSSSSPHPAHGDAGASIANTSSALKATAPSPPVSAANSAPSTTSTSSSSATTTPYAGTPIAPRPQDSSAAAAAAPADPADPSARILELCARLKYPVPHYRLAKNTTIAGGDFWDGHADFGGDPRVPDDLGVVRKVLTKKAAKERMAKHVLVWLLSELERRERVARVLLGDNKR; this is encoded by the exons ATGTCAACCCCATTCCCTAACGACGCGCCCGCCCAGCGCGTAGATTGGGCCGCCCTCAAGTCCTtcatcgccgacaaggagcGCCTCGAGGCGGAAACCGGTCGCCCCGCCCCGCTCAGCGAGACCGAGCTCTCGgccatcgccgtcctcctccgcccggTCCCTCGACCGGGCCCGGAGATCGGCGGCCAGAACTGGCTCGGCCTGCTCAACC ATTTCCAACAGGTCAGGAGCCAAAAGGTCACCTTCGCAGACATCCCCCGCGAGTACCCCCGCCTCGGCAAGGCCCCTGACCTGCGCTGGACGTGCACCGCGAccttcgccgccaccggcgaTGTCTTCCCCCGGCCGGACCACAGCTCGGGAAGCACCTCCACCACCGGTGTCACAGCCCCTGCCATCCCGGACTTCCAGAAGAAGCAGGACGCGAAACAGTACGCCGCCAAGACCGCCTGTGAGTGGCtcatcgccaacggccaCATGCTGCCCTCGGGCGAGCTGCCAAAGCTCCCCAAGCCCTtcgcgcccgcgcccgcctccgccacggTATCTGTTCTCCCTTGCAAGAGGTCGCCGCCCGCTTCgcccctctccgccgccggcggttCATCATCCGCGGccgcgaggaagaagcaggaCACCCAGTCTGCGCgatcgtcctcctcctccagctcatcctcatcatctCCCCACCCCGCACACGGCGATGCTGGTGCCAGCATCGCAAACACGTCATCCGCTCTCAAAGCGACAGCGCCCTCCCCGCCAGTGTCAGCAGCCAACTCGGCCCCTTCCACCACTTccacctcctcttcctccgcgACGACAACACCCTACGCAGGCACCCCCATCGCCCCAAGACCTCAGGATAGtagcgccgccgccgccgccgcccccgcaGACCCTGCAGACCCCTCGGCAAGGATCCTTGAGCTCTGTGCCCGCCTCAAGTACCCGGTCCCCCACTACCGGCTGGCCAAGAACAcaaccatcgccggcggcgacttcTGGGACGGCCACGCCGacttcggcggcgacccCCGCGTGCCGGACGACCTGGGCGTCGTCCGCAAGGTCTTgaccaagaaggccgccaaggagcgCATGGCGAAGCACGTACTCGTCTGGCTGCTCTCCGAGCtcgagaggagagagagggtaGCCAGAGTGTTGCTGGGGGATAATAAGAGATGA
- a CDS encoding rRNA-processing protein efg1, whose amino-acid sequence MGTKRAHADFDSEGAQPHDQRSNSPGSEDGQHDNKRFKATKRRHRAKEGTTNWNKTRARTIRRLLQSGKELPATKRNELEQELQALQERVEEHDFRKRRSNMIQKYHMVRFFERKKAERLLKQLRKKLQQTEDAEEKKRLEAEAHVAEVDVAYARFFPLMERYESLYADKNKDAGDGEEKQEEGAAGKADEADEDKPFKQPKALQALHAERPKMWATVEKVLPEGEAALYRLRDRKSPADAAPHQRQPLPQRKQRPARAKEEDPWLARSKKSWDDAKKTRDPKQPMNRRERRALERKAPKKVEEEDDGTGFFE is encoded by the exons ATGGGCACGAAACGAGCACACGCCGACTTCGATTCGGAAGGCGCGCAGCCGCACGACCAGCGCAGCAACTCCCCGGGCTCGGAAGACGGCCAGCACGACAACAAAAGGTTCAAGGCCACCAAGAGGAGGCACAGGGCGAAGGAGGGCACGACGAACTGGAACAAGACGCGCGCGAGAACCATCAGAAGGCTGTTACAGAGCGGCAAGGAGCTGCCGGCCACGAAGCGCAATGAGCTGGAGCAGGAGCTGCAGGCGCTGCAGGAGAGGGTCGAGGAGCACGACTTCAGGAAGAGGCGGAGCAACATGATTCAGAAATACCACATGGTTCGGTTCTTTG AGCGGAAAAAGGCAGAGAGGCTCCTGAAGCAACTCCGCAAGAAACTCCAGCAGACCGAAGACGCcgaagagaagaagcgcctcgaggccgaggcccacGTGGCCGAAGTGGACGTCGCCTACGCCCGCTTCTTTCCCCTGATGGAGCGCTACGAGAGTCTGTACGccgacaagaacaaggatgccggggacggggaagagaagcaggaggagggggcggcgggcaaggccgacgaggccgacgaggacaaaCCCTTCAAGCAGCCCAAGGCGCTGCAGGCGCTGCACGCGGAGCGGCCAAAGATGTGGGCGACGGTCGAGAAGGTGCTGCCGGAGGGTGAGGCGGCGCTGTACAGGCTGCGCGACCGCAAGTCGCCGGCGGACGCGGCCCCGCACCAGAGGCAGCCCCTGCCGCAGCGGAAGCAGCGACCGGCGCGAGCGAAGGAAGAGGACCCGTGGCTCGCGCGGTCCAAGAAGTCTTGGGACGATGCCAAGAAGACGAGAGACCCCAAGCAGCCGATGAACCGAAGAGAGCGTAGGGCACTGGAGAGGAAGGCTCCGAAgaaggtggaggaggaggacgacggcacgGGTTTCTTTGAGTGA
- a CDS encoding WD repeat domain-containing protein: MDRPEPGLIKWSQIPGHDSFIHINLQHRVVQVYEPNGLAQRSRFDYKRLSKHDDFPTLTTYDWSPTVPGLLAVGTQTGVVNLLRMDDNSNAYIELNLKMTRTCQAVAFSTEGLLAVGLDRVRMDQCLHIWDVNRLSTMNKTAKGFPKDLHAFTDPAYRLEPSVSVSSVKFFEDSPKTLVVGIKAQGLRIHDLRDYADQNYFASSALDQPGIMIWDRRATSRPVASPSYLGAVDEDDLPWGGALKLDRVVEMDDDPSLSESRHSIVRSLRYCRDHRGLLAVLSRSGQLKVLDTNKEITHRDMTLEGSPELLEVHKSYDMDVQYGDSGRKNDRIVSFDWVTLDSAVLQPRLVILRANGTFEILEQPSYTSDYLYKLTPWQPPHRGLEEGSEYHSIMEFEPSHCSDMLGPLFVKEALSDIPIFGPNKADIQSIVDKTLQSKFSAADLNGKLIGNADKASPAVDKSRPTAERMRALRLELKEKAKNSETNGAESSAMEESISSLAQLSLSKEGPVSCRHMHEHLLSLPLKAPDLSTEAQCLLDHVMLLRAKEKYLFDCNINRVVVSDDPWLRYVWDWIADAEDAAFDGGMKLSPLDLSYMGVCTIWTDDLGS; the protein is encoded by the exons ATGGACCGTCCGGAGCCTGGACTGATCAAGTGGTCGCAGATTCCTGGCCACGATAGCTTCATCCACATCAACCTACAGCATCGCGTCGTTCAGGTGTACGAGCCCAACGGACTCGCGCAGAGAAGCAGGTTCGACTACAAAAGGCTATCGAAACACGATGATTTCCCCACGCTCACTACGTATGACTGGTCGCCGACGGTACCAGGCCTTCTGGCCGTCGGCACCCAGACCGGTGTTGTTAACCTGCTGAGGATGGACGACAACTCCAACGCCTACATCGAACTAAATCTCAAGATGACGAGAACGTGTCAAGCGGTGGCTTTCAGCACCGAAGGGCtcctcgccgttggcctGGACAGAGTGCGGATGGACCAGTGCCTTCACATCTGGGACGTCAACCGGCTGTCAACGATGAACAAGACAGCCAAGGGGTTCCCCAAAGATTTGCACGCGTTCACGGACCCGGCCTACCGACTGGAACCGAGTGTATCGGTGTCGAGCGTCAAGTTCTTTGAGGATAGCCCCAAGACCTTGGTGGTGGGGATCAAGGCCCAAGGCCTGCGCATCCACGATCTCCGAG ATTATGCCGACCAGAACTACTTCGCGTCGTCGGCACTGGACCAGCCTGGCATCATGATCTGGGACAGACGTGCAACGTCGCGGCCGGTCGCTTCGCCATCGTACTTGGGCGcggtggacgaggacgacctccCGTGGGGCGGTGCCCTGAAACTCGACCGGGTGGtggagatggacgacgacccgTCCCTGAGCGAAAGCAGGCATTCCATCGTTCGCTCCCTGCGCTATTGCCGGGATCATCGCGGGCTTCTGGCCGTGTTGTCTCGATCTGGCCAGCTCAAGGTCTTGGACACGAACAAGGAGATAACACATCGCGACATGACTCTCGAGGGCAGCCCCGAGCTGCTGGAGGTCCATAAGTCCTACGACATGGATGTCCAAtacggcgacagcggcaggAAGAACGATCGCATTGTGTCTTTTGACTGGGTGACGCTGGACTCGGCGGTGCTACAGCCACGCCTTGTGATCCTGCGCGCCAACGGAACGTTCGAGATCCTCGAGCAACCGTCGTATACTTCCGACTACCTCTACAAACTGACGCCGTGGCAGCCGCCTCATCGGGGACTGGAAG AAGGATCCGAGTACCACAGCATAATGGAGTTCGAGCCTTCACATTGCTCTGACATGCTCGGTCCCTTGTTTGTCAAGGAGGCACTCTCGGATATCCCCATATTTGGCCCTAACAAGGCCGACATCCAGTCCATCGTGGACAAGACGTTGCAGTCCAAGTTCTCGGCCGCCGATCTCAACGGCAAGCTGATCGGCAATGCGGACAAGGCCTCTCCGGCAGTCGACAAGTCCAGGCCGACTGCAGAGAGGATGCGGGCTTTGAGGCTGGAGCTCAAGGAAAAGGCCAAAAATTCAGAGACGAACGGGGCCGAAAGCTCAGCTATGGAGGAGTCAATCAGCTCGCTCGCCCAGCTCTCTCTTTCCAAAGAAGGGCCGGTTTCTTGTCGTCACATGCACGAGCATCTTCTGTCATTGCCGTTGAAGGCTCCGGACTTGTCGACCGAAGCTCAGTGCCTTCTCGACCACGTCATGCTCCTCCGCGCGAAAGAGAAGTACCTTTTTGACTGTAACATCAACCGTGTCGTCGTGTCTGATGACCCATGGCTACGTTATGTGTGGGACTGGATCGCTG ATGCGGAAGACGCTGCCTTTGACGGAGGCATGAAGCTGTCACCGCTCGACCTCAGCTACATGGGCGTGTGTACTATCTGGACCGACGATCTGGGTTCGTGA
- a CDS encoding WD repeat domain-containing protein produces the protein MAAARALFKGETQVAIQILKTASVTHPELLFVSLALQLIGRNDSHLSKEQLDFDEAVASKTDPYLRAISSLIATGDWVAIANQKSLPLSDRAYVAVRNFDDEQLTRWLNEQVAMAVETGDIEGIVLTGITDRLVDIFAKYVEKFNDFQTATLVTSICAPRYIDDYRCLAWRNAYRSYLQRHKAFLQRTKFEVESTKKSKRGGRPTIKPPSRQIALRCVYCDAETTLAGQGGAGTGSQAGAPDSRNPLMATSTNAGISCPNCGRHLPRCVVCLEVVGVPRTDRPELNGEPEVWVAANFPTFCLKCEHVLHLDHARQWFTRHVECPVPECRCRCNFRANPELNYH, from the coding sequence ATGGCAGCGGCCCGGGCTCTCTTCAAGGGCGAAACGCAAGTTGCAATTCAAATCCTCAAGACGGCCAGCGTTACCCATCCGGAGCTGCTGTTCGTCTCGCTGGCGTTGCAACTCATTGGGAGGAACGACAGCCACCTCAGCAAGGAGCAGCTCGAtttcgacgaggccgtcgctTCGAAGACGGATCCTTATCTCCGGGCAATTTCCTCGCTGATCGCCACGGGGGACTGggtcgccatcgccaaccaAAAATCGTTGCCCTTGTCGGATCGGGCTTATGTCGCGGTGCGGAATTTCGACGATGAGCAGCTCACCAGGTGGCTCAACGAGCAGGTTGCCATGGCAGTGGAGACAGGGGACATTGAGGGGATTGTTCTCACAGGGATCACGGACAGGCTGGTCGACATCTTTGCCAAGTATGTCGAGAAGTTCAACGACTTccagacggcgacgctggTAACATCGATATGCGCGCCGCGCTACATTGACGACTACCGGTGCCTGGCGTGGAGGAACGCCTACAGGTCATACCTGCAAAGGCACAAGGCATTTCTGCAGAGGACCAAGTTCGAGGTGGAGAGCACGAAAAAGAGCAAGCGTGGAGGGCGGCCGACGATCAAGCCGCCGTCTCGACAAATCGCGCTGCGGTGCGTCTACTGCgacgcggagacgacgcTCGCCGGGCAAGGCGGAGCCGGAACAGGGTCACAGGCGGGGGCGCCCGACTCGAGGAACCCGCTGATGGCGACCAGCACCAACGCGGGCATCAGTTGCCCAAACTGCGGGCGTCACCTGCCGAGGTGCGTGGTGTGCCTCGAGGTGGTGGGAGTCCCGAGGACCGACCGGCCCGAGCTCAACGGCGAGCCGGAGGTGTGGGTGGCGGCCAACTTTCCAACCTTTTGTCTCAAGTGCGAGCATGTCCTGCATCTCGACCATGCGAGGCAGTGGTTTACGAGGCACGTCGAGTGCCCGGTGCCCGAATGCCGGTGTCGATGCAATTTCAGGGCCAACCCGGAGCTGAACTATCACTAA
- a CDS encoding Phosphoglycerate mutase, protein MSLEVIYIARHGVVVVSGFISETDIPTTMEDDALGAPQFRSNWLVDPSTGSYTASIPSPTGIPADPELTAHGVDQAKELGAHLLTVEPPIEAVYSSPYYRCLQTITPFVTLQKERLNRLQGQDVGRNADTDAITIRPEHGLCEWYGAAPFEHPTPASSDVLKSMFPHLNDTYRSAVFPARNGETIAQLHDRVAAGVQAIIEQCDAEGKRAVVLCSHAASIIALGRVLTGVMPETIDAEDFRAFTCGLSMYRRKAPSSSGTQTSATPGRIRIPTSSSGYRLW, encoded by the exons ATGTCATTGGAAGTAATTTACATCGCCCGCCATGGA GTTGTTGTCGTATCTGGCTTCATCTCCGAGACCGACATCCCGACCACGATGGAGGACGATG CCCTTGGCGCCCCTCAGTTCCGGTCCAACTGGCTTGTCGACCCTTCGACGGGAAGCTACACGGCGTCCATCCCATCTCCGACAGGAATCCCCGCAGACCCGGAGTTGACAGCACACGGCGTCGACCAGGCTAAGGAGCTGGGCGCCCACCTGCTGACCGTTGAGCCTCCAATCGAAGCCGTCTATTCCAGCCCCTACTACCGCTGTCTGCAAACAATCACGCCCTTCGTCACCCTCCAGAAGGAACGCCTCAACCGCCTTCAAGGGCAGGACGTTGGGCGCAACGCCGACACCGACGCCATCACCATTCGTCCCGAGCATGGCCTTTGCGAATGGTATGGCGCCGCCCCGTTCGAGCAtccgacgccggcctcgtccgacgtGCTAAAGTCCATGTTCCCTCACCTCAATGACACGTATCGGAGCGCCGTGTTTCCCGCCCGCAACGGCGAGACCATCGCTCAATTGCACGACCGTGTCGCCGCTGGCGTACAAGCCATCATCGAGCAAtgcgacgccgagggcaaaCGCGCCGTGGTCCTATGCTCGCACGCCGCCTCCATCATTGCCCTTGGGCGAGTCCTCACCGGCGTCATGCCCGAGACTATCGATGCGGAAGACTTCCGAGCCTTCACGTGCGGATTGAGTATGTACCGAAGGAAAGCACCATCGTCTTCCGGGACACAAACCTCGGCGACCCCAGGTAGGATTCGGATCCCTACGTCATCATCAGGCTATCGGTTGTGGTGA